The DNA region TCTTGTAAGCCGGCTTTCGATATTTCTTGCTTTTTCATATCACTAAGTTAAGTGACACACTTTTCTGAACAGACTCCTAAGAACTATTTTGCCGCGATTATCGATATTTCGACCCGCGCATCTTTCGGTAAACGCGCTACTTGCACCGTTTCGCGTGCTGGGTAATTATTGATGAAGAACCCGCCATAGACCTTATTAACCACTTCAAAATCATTCAGATCTTTAAGGAATATACTCACCTTCACGACATTCGCGAACTCCATTCCGGCTTCGCTAAGAACTGCTTTGATGTTCCCCATGACCTTTCGGGTTTCGGTCTCCACATCGCGGTTGTGCATTTGACCTGTTTCGGCATTGAGGGCGATTTGACCCGAGGCGTATAGCGTTCCGCCCACCAACACGGCTTGGCTATAGGGGCCTATCGGTGCAGGCACGCGCTCACTTTCAATGATCTTTTTCATAAACTTGGCTTTGTTCCCCGCCAATTTAAGCGCAATTTTACCACATGTCCAAAAAGTTGTTGCTCCTCGATAATTACGATTCTTTCACCTATAACTTGGCCCATATGTTGGAGGCCCTACGGGCCGATGTGGATGTGCGCCGCAACGATAAAATCGACGTCTCACGGGTGAGCGAATACGACCTGTTGGTGCTTTCACCCGGCCCCGGATTACCTTCCGACGCGGGGATCATGCCGGAGGTGATCAGAACTTTTTCGGGTAAAATGCCGATCCTGGGTGTGTGTTTGGGGTGTCAGGGATTGGCGGAGTTTTACGGCGCAAAGTTGTACAACGTTCCTGACATTCAGCACGGCCAGCCCACTCCACTTCGTTGGCAAACTACGGACAGGCTAACGGCCTCAGCAGATGCCCTTCCCGCCGTAGGCGGATTGTATCATTCATGGGCCATAGAACGCCATTCCTTGCCGGGTGAACTCTTGCCGCTGGCATACGACGATCGCGATATTCTGATGGCTTGGGAGCACCGCGAACACCCGACTTGGGGGGTGCAGTTCCATCCCGAATCGATCATGACGGACCACGGGAAAGAGCTGTTAGAGGCGTGGTTAATAGTCTCCGAATCCTTTGCGGTGGGTGACTTTTAGGTCTTGGAGGATCGGAGCTTTGACCCCTACGTGGAAGTTGTAGCTCTGCTGGAATCCAAAGGGTACCCAGCTAAACCGCATTTCCCAACTGTGGAGGTCTCGGTAGATGTCGAGGGTGGTATAGGTCAATTGACCCGATCGGAAGTCGTACCCCGAGGTGAATCCGATCTTCCAATTAGGTGTTAGGCTGAGGTCGCCATTGAAGCTCAAGGCTTGCGTAATGGTTTCGGTAGTCGTGGGTTTGCTGTAGCTGAGTTTGTAGTTGGCGCCAAATTTCCATGGGATACTGAAATCGACGTAGTTGTTGGGCGGATTGTGAATGAAATCGCCGGATGGGTGCTGTTGCAGTACTTCGGCGTCGACCCGTGAATCTTTGCCTTCGACTCGCTTTTTACTTTGGAAGTTGAATCCTAATGCGAAATTGATCTGGGTTAGTCGCATGAGCTTGCGTTGGGTTTCCCACATGAACCGATCGACCTTGGTGCCCTCAGCGTCGAGATCGTAGAAATCAAAGGCTCCGTCGATCCGTATCGTCACTTTATTCTTCAGTATTCGGGTTCTTCCGTTGAAGGTAAAGGGAGCCCATTTGAGGCTATCGGCGGCCATGTTGTAGCTCGTTCCGAATTGAAAGCTCTCGATGAGGTTTATTTTTTGAAGCTCCCCGGTGGTGTCGTTTCGCGCCATGACTTTTGCGTCGATGTTATTGATCACGCTGAAACTCACGGTACCCGATCGGCCGGTTGGAGAGGTGCCGAAAATGCCGTTCTCGAAATACGAATAGTTGACGGTGTCGCTGTTTCCGTCGATGTAGTAATCCCAGGTATTCCACTCCGGTTCGGAAAAATCGGGCCGATAACTAAAGCGCACACTCGGAGTGATCACGTGGCGCATGGCGCGCAACCATCCGCCACGATATTGCCACATACCGTATAGTTTGGTTGTGATTCCGGCCGAAACATTAAAATCGCGAACGGCGCCGAACTGATCGAGCGTGTCGATCTGAACCTGTCCACTATCGGCATTCCAGCTCTTTCTAATTTGATCAAAGTACCAGCGTTCGTTATAGGTAGCCGATGGGCTAACGGTAAAGTGCTTCAACACCTTGAAATTCGTGGCTATAGGGATGTTGTGGCGCACACCGTATTCGAAGTTATCGAGTGTTTGAGGCCTAAAGAGCAATGAATCGTAGGTATCGAGTTGGTTTCGGGCATCGAGCCGATATTGAACACCGATCTTTTCGTACCACTTTTTACCTCCAACCTGAACTTTCCGCTCGAATGGATAGAATCGCTGCATATTGAAGCTGACATCGGGCATGGTGACGCTGAATGCGCGCGTTTTGGTGTTTTGACTGTGTCGGGCCGATGCGGTCAACGACCAAGGCTGATTGGGGTTGTTGTAGGTATAGCTGATGCTCGAAGCCATGGTGTTGGTTAGGAAGTCGTTCGGATTGGTCGTGTTTTGTCTGAAGTAATTGCTAGAGCCGAGGTTCACCGTTGCTGTAAAACGCGAATTCGGGCGGGCCTTTGGGTCTTGATTGTGCGACCAATTGATGTTGAATTCGTTTCGCTTACTGTACGTCGACGGAATATCGATATCGCCTTCTTTCACTACGGTGTAGCTTAGTCGGAAGTTTCCGTTATACGCGTACCGCTTACGATATCCCGAATTGGCGTAAAGGGCCCATCCACTTCTTGAATAGATGTCACCGGTCAGCGAAAAATCAAAGTAATCGTTGACCGCCCAATAGTAACCTCCGTTTCTGAGGTAAAACCCGCGACGCGTGTTTTCACCATAGGTGGGCATGAGGATTCCGCTTGCTCTACCGCTTTGCCCGGGGAATACACCAAAAGGAACGGCTAGGGGAGTAGGGACATCGGCGATGACCATGTAGGCCGGACCCGTGATGATCTTGTCGTCGGTCACCACTTTGATCTTGTCGGCTTTGATGTAGTAATCGGGCGGATTCCGGTCGTCGGTGGTGAATTTACCGTCACGCACGTACAGGATATCTTCATTAACCTTCTTGACCTTGTCGCCGTACAAATAGCCTTCACCTTCCATGGTAACCACGTCTTTGATACGCCCTTTTGAGGTTTCAAAATTGTACGTCATTTCGCCAGCATCGTAGGTTTTTCCGCCCTGCGTGAATTTGGGAAGCTGTGACATTTCGCCCGTGCTGTCGGGAATTCCACGGGCGTATAATAGGTTGTTGGATAAGTCGAATT from Flavobacteriales bacterium includes:
- a CDS encoding LPS-assembly protein LptD, which gives rise to MPVRFRPTVSRFSIVTCLLLLAFTSAAQVVETSEPDTSYSVADSLSGLVDTTQTPPNALSFTGDTIPRADSSARTGFLQSRVEYDALDSNYLNVAENKIYMYNQGVVVYGDIKLEAGYIEFDLSNNLLYARGIPDSTGEMSQLPKFTQGGKTYDAGEMTYNFETSKGRIKDVVTMEGEGYLYGDKVKKVNEDILYVRDGKFTTDDRNPPDYYIKADKIKVVTDDKIITGPAYMVIADVPTPLAVPFGVFPGQSGRASGILMPTYGENTRRGFYLRNGGYYWAVNDYFDFSLTGDIYSRSGWALYANSGYRKRYAYNGNFRLSYTVVKEGDIDIPSTYSKRNEFNINWSHNQDPKARPNSRFTATVNLGSSNYFRQNTTNPNDFLTNTMASSISYTYNNPNQPWSLTASARHSQNTKTRAFSVTMPDVSFNMQRFYPFERKVQVGGKKWYEKIGVQYRLDARNQLDTYDSLLFRPQTLDNFEYGVRHNIPIATNFKVLKHFTVSPSATYNERWYFDQIRKSWNADSGQVQIDTLDQFGAVRDFNVSAGITTKLYGMWQYRGGWLRAMRHVITPSVRFSYRPDFSEPEWNTWDYYIDGNSDTVNYSYFENGIFGTSPTGRSGTVSFSVINNIDAKVMARNDTTGELQKINLIESFQFGTSYNMAADSLKWAPFTFNGRTRILKNKVTIRIDGAFDFYDLDAEGTKVDRFMWETQRKLMRLTQINFALGFNFQSKKRVEGKDSRVDAEVLQQHPSGDFIHNPPNNYVDFSIPWKFGANYKLSYSKPTTTETITQALSFNGDLSLTPNWKIGFTSGYDFRSGQLTYTTLDIYRDLHSWEMRFSWVPFGFQQSYNFHVGVKAPILQDLKVTHRKGFGDY
- a CDS encoding RidA family protein: MKKIIESERVPAPIGPYSQAVLVGGTLYASGQIALNAETGQMHNRDVETETRKVMGNIKAVLSEAGMEFANVVKVSIFLKDLNDFEVVNKVYGGFFINNYPARETVQVARLPKDARVEISIIAAK
- a CDS encoding aminodeoxychorismate/anthranilate synthase component II — protein: MSKKLLLLDNYDSFTYNLAHMLEALRADVDVRRNDKIDVSRVSEYDLLVLSPGPGLPSDAGIMPEVIRTFSGKMPILGVCLGCQGLAEFYGAKLYNVPDIQHGQPTPLRWQTTDRLTASADALPAVGGLYHSWAIERHSLPGELLPLAYDDRDILMAWEHREHPTWGVQFHPESIMTDHGKELLEAWLIVSESFAVGDF